From Paenibacillus sp. PK3_47, the proteins below share one genomic window:
- a CDS encoding dynamin family protein, producing the protein MGTNHAGVKQAQVQMTELSSLKTLVEQWGERENGKILADLQAKEQGDELTIAFCGHFSAGKSSMINKLCGSGVLPSGPVPTSANVVSIRSGAPRVLLYPKTEEQDAAVSPLETTSDKLQEYCRSGGEYSAIEVWAEVPLLGEHGVLMDTPGVDSTDDGHQAATRSALHLADVVFYVMDYNHVQSENNLAFAKALSDWGKPLYLIINQIDKHREREITIEAYRRQVESAFREWGIQSAGILFTSLKVRDHHLNQWEDLLSLISGLLAQREELLHYSLSRSVHHVAEASAAAYRDLQQEEREVLLEEAGGGNAEAVNRELAECAEEGQRLEGLAEQSQLQLRSLLDSLLENSNLMPADVRDAAGAYIESTAPGFRRGLLFTAAKREKEQAQRLAAWHTLQTREVSAQLEWHILQLVRDWAEGLGLWADAAETDLKQRFPAVSRETLASAVKPGTGSGGEALLNFCRSLAAEIKAQFRRAALAAGDELLAKLPPLLAEQRAALSRREAALGQQARAFAALAALDRAADARAAELAALLPPRRTLTPGTLPEVRITPQAGAPGAAPREAQPQQLRAAGSSAAPAWAAGIQPAGGRRRLGKAAAALGAAAELLRGEPAMASAARSLAARAESLAAGRFTLALFGAFSAGKSSFANALLGEEVLPVSPHPATAAVNRILSPEGEFRHGSAVVTMKTQEDFWEDILHSFSVLQLPAPSLQQWTAAAQGLKVSGLHPSQLPHAGFLRAAAAGWKEAESLLGTVRTVGLEEYRGLVAEETKACFIQGIDLYYDCPLTAGGIVLVDTPGADSLHARHTGVTFNYMKNADAICFVTYYNHAFSKADRGLLAQLGRIKDSFALDKMFFIINASDLASGEEELEEVKSHVAQNLRASGLTAPRIYALSSLLALEGKTEGDKAAYEASRFHSFEEVLVRFAGEELPRLSLNAARESISSARLRAAEWRELASMEAGRREAGMRELQELRREAETRLAALAAEDRPRRDLRREGEELLYHVRQRIGFALGRFFQESFHPSLLREDSGNLKDIFTACGRELERSLQRELEQELWATTLRLEAAGRRLVRIAAASAAAELSIPEQELQILEDGAARWPSPARLEGHLQPLDWSALWSRFKSAKHFFEGTGRSELRSAAEPLLKEALAGAASSQENLLIDFYISVLEQELDKAANGLRETLAEREEAMAELLRGGDSEAHWSGIERELQLLEGSFDDIVDKNL; encoded by the coding sequence GTGGGAACAAATCATGCAGGAGTCAAGCAGGCACAGGTGCAAATGACAGAACTCTCTTCACTGAAGACGCTGGTCGAGCAGTGGGGTGAGCGGGAAAACGGTAAAATACTGGCGGATCTGCAGGCGAAGGAGCAGGGGGATGAGCTCACGATCGCTTTTTGCGGCCATTTCTCGGCAGGCAAGTCCAGTATGATCAACAAGCTGTGCGGCAGCGGTGTGCTGCCTTCCGGACCGGTTCCGACAAGTGCCAATGTGGTCTCGATCCGCAGCGGTGCACCGCGTGTGCTGCTGTATCCAAAGACTGAGGAGCAGGATGCTGCAGTGTCTCCTCTGGAGACAACGAGTGATAAACTGCAGGAATACTGCCGCAGCGGCGGTGAATATTCGGCCATTGAGGTATGGGCAGAAGTGCCGCTGCTTGGTGAACACGGCGTCCTGATGGATACACCGGGAGTTGATTCCACTGATGACGGCCATCAGGCGGCCACCCGTTCGGCTTTGCATCTTGCCGATGTTGTGTTCTATGTTATGGACTACAATCATGTGCAGTCGGAGAATAATCTGGCTTTTGCCAAAGCCTTGAGCGATTGGGGCAAACCGTTGTACCTGATTATCAACCAGATCGACAAGCACCGTGAACGGGAAATTACAATTGAAGCTTACCGCCGGCAAGTCGAAAGCGCTTTCCGCGAGTGGGGCATCCAGTCTGCGGGAATTCTGTTCACTTCACTCAAGGTTCGGGATCATCACCTGAACCAGTGGGAGGATCTGCTCAGCCTGATCTCAGGACTTCTTGCGCAGCGGGAAGAACTGCTGCATTACAGCCTGTCCCGCTCGGTTCATCACGTGGCGGAGGCATCGGCAGCCGCTTACCGGGACTTACAGCAGGAGGAGCGTGAAGTGCTGCTGGAAGAGGCTGGCGGCGGGAATGCGGAGGCTGTGAACCGTGAACTTGCAGAGTGTGCCGAAGAAGGGCAGCGGCTGGAGGGTCTTGCGGAACAATCACAGCTGCAGCTGCGCAGCCTGCTGGATAGTCTGCTTGAGAACAGCAATCTGATGCCGGCAGATGTCAGAGACGCTGCAGGCGCTTATATTGAGAGCACCGCGCCAGGCTTCCGGCGCGGGCTGCTGTTCACTGCAGCGAAGCGCGAGAAGGAGCAGGCACAGCGCCTTGCAGCGTGGCATACGCTGCAGACCCGGGAGGTCTCTGCCCAGCTGGAGTGGCATATCCTCCAGCTGGTGCGTGACTGGGCGGAAGGTCTGGGGCTGTGGGCTGATGCCGCAGAGACAGACCTGAAGCAGAGGTTCCCGGCGGTAAGCCGGGAGACGCTTGCGTCCGCGGTCAAGCCGGGAACCGGGAGCGGCGGCGAGGCGCTGCTGAATTTCTGCCGTTCGCTGGCGGCAGAAATTAAGGCCCAGTTCCGCCGCGCCGCGCTGGCAGCCGGCGATGAGCTGCTGGCGAAGCTGCCGCCGCTGCTGGCCGAGCAGCGCGCTGCGCTGTCGCGCCGCGAAGCCGCCCTCGGGCAGCAGGCGCGCGCATTCGCCGCGCTCGCTGCCCTGGACCGCGCGGCGGACGCCCGCGCGGCAGAGCTCGCGGCGCTGCTGCCGCCGCGCCGGACCCTCACCCCCGGCACCCTGCCGGAGGTGAGGATAACCCCGCAGGCGGGCGCGCCAGGCGCCGCGCCGCGGGAGGCCCAGCCGCAGCAGCTCCGCGCGGCTGGCAGTTCCGCCGCCCCGGCCTGGGCGGCAGGGATCCAGCCTGCGGGCGGACGCCGCAGGCTGGGGAAGGCCGCTGCGGCGCTGGGCGCTGCGGCAGAGCTGCTGCGCGGCGAGCCGGCCATGGCCTCGGCAGCGCGCAGCCTGGCGGCACGGGCGGAGTCACTCGCCGCCGGCCGCTTTACACTGGCGCTGTTCGGAGCGTTCAGCGCCGGCAAGTCTTCCTTCGCCAACGCCCTGCTCGGCGAAGAGGTGCTGCCCGTGTCTCCGCATCCCGCCACGGCGGCGGTGAACCGGATCCTCTCGCCGGAAGGGGAGTTCCGTCACGGCAGCGCAGTGGTGACGATGAAGACACAGGAGGATTTCTGGGAAGACATCCTCCATTCCTTCAGCGTGCTGCAGCTGCCTGCGCCTTCGCTGCAGCAATGGACGGCTGCCGCGCAGGGGCTGAAGGTCAGCGGACTGCATCCGTCCCAGCTGCCGCATGCCGGATTTCTCCGGGCTGCGGCAGCCGGCTGGAAGGAAGCGGAGAGTCTCCTGGGAACCGTCCGTACAGTCGGTCTGGAGGAATATAGGGGACTGGTTGCCGAGGAGACGAAGGCCTGCTTCATTCAGGGAATCGATCTGTATTATGACTGCCCGCTGACAGCCGGCGGAATCGTGCTTGTGGATACGCCCGGAGCGGACTCCCTGCATGCCCGCCATACCGGCGTAACCTTTAATTACATGAAGAATGCTGATGCGATCTGCTTTGTAACGTATTACAACCATGCCTTCTCCAAAGCAGACCGCGGTCTGCTGGCCCAGCTTGGCAGAATCAAGGACAGCTTTGCACTGGATAAAATGTTCTTTATTATCAACGCCTCTGACCTGGCTTCCGGGGAAGAAGAGCTGGAGGAAGTAAAGTCGCATGTGGCGCAGAATCTCCGCGCCAGCGGTTTGACCGCTCCCCGGATTTATGCCCTGTCCAGCCTGCTTGCCCTGGAAGGCAAGACGGAAGGAGACAAGGCGGCTTATGAGGCCTCGCGTTTTCATAGCTTTGAAGAAGTGCTGGTCCGGTTTGCGGGGGAGGAGCTGCCGCGCCTGTCCCTCAATGCAGCCCGGGAGAGCATCAGCTCTGCGCGGCTGCGTGCCGCGGAGTGGCGTGAACTGGCCTCCATGGAAGCAGGACGACGTGAGGCGGGGATGCGGGAGCTGCAGGAGCTGCGCCGGGAGGCGGAGACCCGTCTGGCAGCATTAGCTGCAGAAGACCGGCCGCGCCGGGACCTGCGGCGTGAAGGCGAAGAACTGCTGTACCATGTCCGCCAGCGGATTGGCTTTGCACTGGGCCGCTTTTTTCAGGAATCATTCCATCCGTCGCTGCTGCGTGAAGACAGCGGGAACCTGAAAGATATCTTCACAGCCTGCGGGAGGGAACTGGAGCGCAGCCTCCAGCGTGAACTGGAGCAGGAGCTGTGGGCTACAACCCTGCGGCTGGAAGCTGCCGGGCGCAGACTGGTGCGGATAGCGGCAGCTTCTGCCGCAGCCGAGCTGTCCATTCCGGAGCAGGAGCTGCAGATCCTTGAGGACGGAGCGGCGCGCTGGCCGTCTCCGGCCAGGCTGGAAGGCCATCTGCAGCCGCTTGACTGGTCAGCACTGTGGAGCCGGTTCAAATCAGCAAAGCATTTCTTTGAAGGCACCGGCCGGAGTGAACTTCGTTCTGCAGCCGAGCCGCTGCTCAAAGAAGCGCTCGCCGGCGCCGCGTCATCCCAGGAGAACCTGCTGATTGATTTTTATATAAGTGTTCTGGAGCAGGAGCTGGATAAAGCTGCTAACGGCCTTCGCGAAACCCTTGCAGAACGGGAAGAAGCTATGGCTGAACTGCTGAGAGGAGGTGATTCTGAAGCGCACTGGTCCGGAATAGAAAGGGAATTACAGCTTCTTGAGGGATCTTTCGACGATATCGTGGACAAAAATCTATGA
- a CDS encoding NAD/NADP transhydrogenase alpha subunit, whose product MKCISVYTDNFEAFSDIFDRVVDSPLEENEEQEVEGITISHSGDVPEHYLERMSQKPEVVVMRDKSRGLTILQHGKVFEILLPVLETA is encoded by the coding sequence ATGAAATGCATTTCAGTGTATACCGATAATTTTGAAGCTTTTTCCGATATTTTTGACCGTGTAGTAGACAGTCCGCTGGAAGAGAACGAAGAGCAGGAAGTAGAAGGCATCACCATCAGCCATTCCGGCGATGTGCCTGAGCATTACTTGGAACGTATGTCCCAGAAGCCTGAGGTTGTCGTAATGAGAGACAAATCCCGCGGCCTGACCATTCTTCAGCATGGCAAAGTATTTGAAATTTTGCTGCCGGTACTGGAAACGGCCTAA
- the nth gene encoding endonuclease III has protein sequence MKVAEVRHILDTIGDMFPDAHCELNHKNAFELTIAVLLSAQCTDATVNKVTEDLFQKYKAPLDYISVPLEELEKDIRRIGLYRNKAKHIQSLCSILIEQYGGEVPEAHDQLVTLPGVGRKTANVVVSNAFGVPAIAVDTHVERVAKRLALAGWKDSVLEVEKKLMKAVPRDEWTLTHHRLIFFGRYHCKAQNPMCQVCPLLDVCREGKKRMKTSVIRKDKNGAKASKQLEMKKRMG, from the coding sequence ATGAAAGTTGCAGAGGTCCGCCACATTCTGGATACCATAGGAGACATGTTTCCTGATGCGCATTGTGAACTGAACCACAAGAACGCTTTCGAATTGACGATTGCCGTTTTGCTGTCAGCCCAATGTACGGACGCAACAGTAAACAAGGTGACCGAGGACCTGTTCCAAAAGTACAAAGCCCCTCTGGACTATATTTCTGTACCCCTGGAGGAATTGGAGAAGGATATCCGGCGCATCGGCTTGTACCGCAACAAGGCCAAACACATTCAGAGCCTGTGTTCCATCCTGATTGAACAATACGGCGGAGAAGTGCCTGAAGCTCATGATCAGCTGGTTACGCTGCCTGGAGTCGGCCGCAAGACCGCTAACGTTGTGGTATCCAACGCATTTGGCGTCCCGGCCATTGCTGTCGATACCCATGTGGAACGGGTAGCCAAACGGCTTGCACTTGCAGGCTGGAAGGATTCGGTGCTGGAAGTGGAGAAAAAGCTGATGAAGGCAGTTCCCCGTGATGAATGGACACTTACACATCACAGACTGATTTTTTTCGGCAGGTACCACTGTAAAGCACAAAATCCGATGTGCCAGGTCTGCCCGCTGCTGGATGTATGCCGGGAAGGCAAAAAGCGTATGAAAACTTCTGTAATCAGGAAAGATAAGAATGGCGCGAAAGCAAGCAAACAGTTAGAGATGAAGAAGAGGATGGGATAG